Proteins encoded in a region of the Flavobacteriales bacterium genome:
- a CDS encoding DoxX family protein — translation MKALISLSRLLVGSIFIISGLIKANDSIGFAHKLDEYFSEAVFNLPFLQEYSLILAIIVCVAEIVLGLMLILAIKPKATSALLLFFLIFFGFLTFYSAYYNKVTDCGCFGDAIKFTPWQSFAKDMILLVLFIPFLINTKHESLKNQSLTNKIAIGSFVFIALLSFVQFEWNFPILFALIILGLGIFLQIIVKKEWASCLPAVLATVVSLLFVKYTIENLPIKDYRPYKIEASIPAGMTVPDDAPQGITHVFIENVKTGDVKGVEMANIPWDDKNWKYRGDLEPKEIEKGYEPPIHDFSITNNDGEDITESVLLWDKALLVVSYSYEKSDFDGWKKTKEAIRKAQKNDIGVIVLTSSNFDEIRKGLAKEDLFVQFGTTDETTLKTIVRSNPGFIYMEEGVIKGKWHFNNFNNKSIVKK, via the coding sequence ATGAAAGCACTTATTTCCCTTTCCAGACTTTTAGTAGGTAGTATTTTTATTATTTCTGGGCTGATAAAAGCCAATGATTCAATTGGATTTGCTCATAAATTGGATGAATATTTTTCTGAAGCAGTATTCAATTTGCCATTTTTGCAAGAATACTCATTGATATTAGCAATTATAGTTTGTGTAGCAGAAATTGTTTTAGGTCTCATGCTGATTTTAGCAATAAAACCAAAAGCGACTTCGGCATTGCTTCTATTTTTTCTGATATTTTTTGGTTTTCTTACATTCTATAGTGCTTATTATAATAAGGTGACAGATTGTGGTTGTTTTGGAGATGCCATAAAATTTACACCTTGGCAGTCTTTTGCAAAAGATATGATACTTTTGGTTTTGTTTATCCCATTTTTGATAAATACCAAACACGAATCATTAAAAAATCAATCTCTTACTAACAAAATAGCCATAGGTTCTTTTGTATTTATAGCTCTCTTGAGTTTTGTACAATTTGAATGGAACTTCCCAATTTTGTTTGCACTAATTATTCTTGGTTTAGGAATATTTTTACAAATCATTGTAAAAAAAGAATGGGCATCATGTCTTCCGGCAGTTTTAGCGACTGTAGTTTCTTTGTTGTTTGTAAAATATACCATTGAAAATTTACCCATAAAAGATTATCGTCCGTATAAAATAGAAGCCAGTATTCCCGCAGGAATGACCGTGCCAGACGATGCACCCCAAGGAATCACACATGTCTTTATAGAGAATGTGAAAACAGGTGATGTCAAAGGTGTTGAAATGGCAAATATCCCATGGGATGACAAGAACTGGAAATATCGCGGTGATTTAGAACCTAAAGAAATAGAAAAAGGATATGAGCCACCAATCCATGATTTCTCCATTACCAATAACGATGGTGAAGACATCACAGAATCTGTATTGCTTTGGGACAAAGCACTATTAGTAGTGAGTTATTCCTATGAGAAATCCGATTTTGATGGATGGAAAAAGACAAAAGAAGCAATAAGAAAGGCGCAAAAGAATGACATTGGTGTGATTGTTCTAACTTCATCTAATTTTGATGAAATACGAAAAGGACTCGCAAAAGAAGACCTTTTTGTACAGTTTGGAACCACCGATGAGACCACTTTAAAAACAATTGTGAGGTCTAATCCTGGGTTTATATATATGGAAGAAGGAGTTATCAAAGGAAAGTGGCATTTTAACAACTTTAACAACAAATCAATAGTCAAAAAATGA
- a CDS encoding OmpA family protein, which produces MKTLKLLVASLCLSTFAMAQEVIKPEDSNDSKLDMDMPIRTFWNDWSLSARLEHYVIFGDVVGMADVYQNESDLIDVDEYYQNLSKVNRAVDLGFGVRAGKAVSRYFDIGLELAYGSISGVKQIATNQPYTIAHSEMDVFRFGADIRWNFSKYIFGKEKPKTLIYLDANVSGFSSNGTLTKAYHKSILENEYPNSKPETKEFSYLLPMYGLGLGAEFLLSEKLSLDVGSRFFITHNDKIDGLHEDEGFDNKDKQSPANPHHKSGGDAIWNSYVGLAYDFSKNVVNSQSNKWHKGTLLEDMGNDTTEIVIDEDASRVDTVYIKETIIEKPVEIVKVKTIIDYNHVNFDPVYFDLDKHSIREDQFASIEAVANFLKKHPEAVVELEGNTDASASEDYNLKLSEKRVQSVREVLLERYGISADRIKMKYNGEEKPKYELPSLNRRVDFNMESTKKSTK; this is translated from the coding sequence ATGAAAACTTTAAAGCTTTTAGTAGCAAGTTTGTGTTTAAGCACATTTGCTATGGCTCAAGAAGTGATTAAGCCAGAGGATAGCAATGATTCTAAGTTAGACATGGATATGCCTATCAGAACATTTTGGAATGACTGGAGCTTATCTGCAAGACTAGAGCATTATGTAATATTTGGAGACGTAGTTGGAATGGCTGATGTTTATCAAAATGAAAGCGACTTAATTGATGTAGATGAATATTATCAAAATTTATCAAAGGTCAATAGAGCTGTTGATCTTGGATTTGGAGTAAGAGCAGGAAAGGCTGTGAGTCGATACTTTGATATTGGTTTAGAGTTGGCTTATGGAAGTATTTCAGGTGTGAAACAAATTGCAACAAATCAACCTTATACTATTGCTCATAGTGAAATGGATGTTTTTAGATTTGGTGCTGATATAAGATGGAATTTCTCAAAATATATTTTTGGTAAAGAAAAGCCTAAAACGCTTATTTATCTAGATGCAAATGTAAGCGGATTTTCTTCTAATGGAACTTTGACTAAGGCATACCACAAATCAATACTTGAAAATGAGTATCCTAATAGTAAGCCAGAAACCAAAGAATTCTCTTATCTTCTTCCAATGTATGGACTTGGACTAGGAGCAGAATTCCTACTTTCAGAAAAATTATCACTTGACGTAGGTTCTAGATTTTTTATTACACACAACGATAAGATTGATGGACTTCATGAAGATGAAGGATTTGATAATAAAGATAAACAATCACCAGCAAACCCACATCACAAAAGTGGAGGTGATGCAATATGGAATAGCTATGTAGGATTAGCTTATGATTTCTCTAAGAATGTGGTTAATTCTCAATCAAACAAATGGCACAAAGGTACTTTGCTAGAAGATATGGGTAATGATACTACAGAAATCGTTATAGACGAAGATGCAAGTAGAGTGGATACTGTTTATATCAAAGAGACAATTATTGAAAAGCCTGTGGAAATTGTTAAGGTTAAAACAATTATTGACTACAACCACGTGAACTTTGATCCAGTATATTTCGATCTAGATAAACACAGTATAAGAGAAGATCAGTTTGCATCTATTGAAGCGGTAGCGAATTTCTTGAAGAAACATCCAGAAGCTGTTGTTGAATTAGAAGGAAATACAGATGCTTCTGCTTCTGAAGATTATAACTTGAAATTATCAGAGAAACGTGTACAATCTGTTAGAGAAGTTTTATTAGAGAGATATGGAATTTCTGCTGATAGAATTAAGATGAAGTATAATGGTGAAGAAAAACCAAAATATGAACTTCCTTCTTTAAACAGACGTGTAGATTTCAATATGGAATCCACTAAGAAGTCAACTAAATAA
- a CDS encoding capsule assembly Wzi family protein: MLKKFNYFLVFSMLSTALFAQNEKDKQELEDRRINYNPQYLLDLYEKNLYSYENTFHTAIRPFRAIDLKDHISPEAVKGYYGYDEDNSRFMNILMHRDLIRYAGEKNDHIYDVRINPIMDFDLISETGGSAFTNTRGIQIIGQLGDRFHFYTDLRENLMKLPSWVKNESVNERALVVPGMGRPNHLTTNGAHDFSNASGYIHYKTKSFFSFEFGTGKNFIGEGHRSMILSDNAANYPYLKIQTQFGKVMYQNIFSKMIDVSYDPSNPQDKLHGRKYMAMHYFSINLGKRFNIGLFESIVWNGQVNPDGTESRGFEIAYLNPIIFYRSIEHSIGSGGGNALLGLTGSFKASERTQLYGQFLFDELSFSDLFSGNGSWKNKFAFQAGMKSFDLFHIENLNFRAELNLARPFTYSHHSGLTNYGHYEQEMAHPLGANFIEFLTQASYQYKRWRFRGQIQLAQKGYDADGNNNGSDIYEPNVYKNRPYGDFGNTFLFGNKASITNINGTIGYVVNPTYNLTLEAGIWLRDFSPEVELANFKGSTTTMLSFGLKTNLFPRYYDF; encoded by the coding sequence ATGCTTAAAAAATTCAATTATTTCCTTGTATTCTCAATGCTTTCAACGGCTTTGTTTGCACAAAATGAAAAAGACAAGCAAGAACTCGAAGATAGAAGAATAAACTACAATCCTCAATATCTTTTAGATCTTTACGAAAAAAATCTTTACTCTTACGAAAATACTTTTCATACTGCCATCCGCCCTTTTAGAGCAATTGACCTAAAAGATCATATCAGCCCAGAAGCTGTAAAGGGATATTATGGTTATGATGAAGATAACTCTAGATTTATGAATATTCTTATGCACAGAGATTTGATTCGATATGCGGGAGAAAAAAACGATCATATTTATGATGTCAGAATTAATCCGATTATGGATTTTGATTTGATCTCAGAAACTGGAGGATCTGCTTTTACCAATACGAGAGGAATCCAAATAATTGGGCAACTTGGAGATCGTTTTCATTTTTATACTGATCTGAGAGAAAACTTAATGAAACTCCCAAGCTGGGTAAAAAATGAATCTGTTAATGAAAGAGCCTTGGTGGTCCCAGGAATGGGAAGACCCAATCATTTAACAACAAATGGAGCTCATGATTTTTCTAATGCTTCAGGGTATATCCACTATAAAACAAAAAGTTTTTTCTCTTTTGAGTTTGGAACAGGAAAGAATTTTATTGGAGAAGGTCATCGATCTATGATATTATCGGATAATGCTGCTAACTACCCTTATCTAAAGATTCAAACACAGTTCGGAAAAGTAATGTATCAGAACATTTTCTCTAAAATGATAGATGTGTCTTATGACCCAAGCAACCCTCAAGATAAACTTCATGGTAGAAAATATATGGCAATGCACTATTTTTCTATCAACCTAGGAAAACGCTTTAATATCGGACTCTTTGAATCAATTGTATGGAATGGGCAAGTAAATCCTGATGGAACAGAAAGTAGAGGGTTTGAAATAGCTTACTTAAACCCTATTATTTTCTATAGATCTATAGAACACTCAATAGGTTCTGGAGGAGGTAATGCACTTCTAGGATTAACGGGAAGTTTCAAGGCAAGCGAAAGAACACAACTCTATGGGCAATTCCTATTTGATGAATTGAGTTTTAGTGATTTATTTTCTGGCAATGGATCGTGGAAAAATAAATTTGCTTTCCAAGCAGGAATGAAGTCTTTTGACCTATTTCATATAGAAAATTTAAACTTTAGAGCAGAGCTCAACCTTGCACGTCCTTTTACTTACTCACACCACAGTGGTTTAACAAATTACGGACACTATGAGCAAGAAATGGCTCACCCGCTTGGAGCCAACTTTATTGAATTCCTAACACAAGCTTCATATCAATACAAAAGATGGCGTTTTAGAGGTCAAATTCAGCTTGCGCAAAAAGGTTATGATGCCGATGGTAATAACAATGGTTCGGATATCTATGAACCTAACGTATACAAAAACAGACCTTACGGCGATTTTGGAAATACCTTTTTGTTTGGAAACAAAGCAAGTATTACTAATATTAACGGAACTATTGGTTATGTTGTCAATCCAACCTATAACCTCACCCTCGAAGCAGGAATTTGGTTAAGAGATTTTTCTCCAGAAGTAGAACTCGCAAATTTTAAAGGATCTACAACTACAATGCTAAGTTTTGGATTAAAAACCAATTTATTCCCAAGATACTACGATTTCTAA
- a CDS encoding glycosyltransferase family 4 protein, with the protein MKKLLILVNSDWFFLSHRLPIAKEAISQGIEVHIGTINTGRKAEIESHGIIFHELPIERASTDPFTELNTLWAFYKLFKKVKPDISHHITPKAVVYGAVCARLRNVPQINAVSGMGYLFTSGRQSKVAKMLLKLLSFGWGNKKQTHVIFQNPDDLEQMKSYGLLHNVETTIIKGSGVNLDDFSYTPLPTTNPKLLVLPARMLFDKGIKEFKKAANILQEKWEGKIKFILAGKLDDGNPSAISKEEIESWNIPNYFEWVGFQKDIKTLLQKSYITVLPSYREGLPKSLIDASAIGRPLVTTDTNGCRECVIENYNGSIVPVQSITELATAIEKIVENKELAEQMSINSRKFAENNFSIKKVVKTHLELYFRYI; encoded by the coding sequence ATGAAAAAACTATTAATACTCGTAAACTCCGATTGGTTTTTCCTTTCTCACAGACTTCCGATAGCCAAAGAAGCTATTTCCCAAGGAATTGAAGTCCATATTGGAACCATTAATACAGGTAGAAAAGCTGAAATTGAATCTCATGGGATTATTTTCCATGAATTACCAATAGAAAGAGCCAGTACAGATCCGTTTACTGAGCTAAATACCTTATGGGCATTTTATAAGCTTTTCAAAAAAGTAAAACCCGATATTTCTCATCATATTACACCAAAAGCCGTAGTTTATGGTGCTGTTTGTGCAAGACTCAGAAACGTTCCACAAATAAATGCCGTGAGTGGTATGGGATATCTTTTTACTTCGGGAAGACAGAGCAAAGTAGCCAAAATGCTCCTTAAATTACTCAGTTTTGGTTGGGGAAACAAAAAACAAACGCATGTTATTTTTCAAAACCCCGATGATCTTGAACAAATGAAATCTTATGGACTTCTACATAATGTGGAGACTACCATCATCAAAGGTTCGGGGGTAAATTTAGATGATTTTTCATATACGCCACTACCCACAACCAATCCAAAATTATTGGTTCTACCTGCCCGAATGCTCTTTGATAAAGGAATAAAAGAATTTAAAAAAGCGGCTAATATACTTCAGGAAAAATGGGAAGGAAAAATAAAATTTATTTTAGCTGGAAAGCTAGATGATGGAAATCCCTCAGCGATCTCAAAAGAGGAAATAGAAAGCTGGAATATTCCCAACTATTTTGAATGGGTTGGATTCCAAAAGGACATCAAAACCTTATTACAAAAAAGCTATATCACTGTTTTGCCCTCTTACCGAGAAGGACTTCCGAAATCTCTAATAGATGCTTCTGCCATAGGGCGACCTTTGGTAACCACAGACACTAATGGTTGCCGTGAATGTGTCATTGAAAATTACAATGGAAGTATCGTTCCTGTACAGTCAATCACAGAATTAGCAACAGCCATCGAAAAAATTGTAGAAAATAAAGAATTGGCTGAGCAAATGTCAATAAATTCAAGGAAATTCGCCGAAAATAATTTTTCTATAAAAAAGGTTGTAAAAACGCATTTAGAATTGTACTTTCGTTATATATGA
- a CDS encoding undecaprenyl/decaprenyl-phosphate alpha-N-acetylglucosaminyl 1-phosphate transferase, with translation MLEPYLIYHYFPFVLAFILAAVVSYYTIPPIIRVAKLKNLYDVPDGKRKLNTRVVPTLGGMAIFLGFIIAVVIASYNMEFIQLRYIVVAMVIILFVGLKDDILYISPKSKLIGQLVTATILVVFADVRFNTLHGLFGLHEINYWISLPLSIFGITVLTNSLNLIDGIDGLCSGTGVVSSLLFALLFYLNDDYEMALVGLALAGSLFSFFIYNVFGKKNKIYMGDTGSLIVGFVLSVLAVRFNEIHLPDKGLLEVVEPPAISIAVLIIPFIDTLRVFTLRILDGRSPFSADKWHTHHKLLELGLSHFQATILYLIYSMAYFIIILFLQHHLDNWILLVVMILLALALLHIPNILVKKGVNFGNNNQLKVNRFNRQMRRLADDKKTS, from the coding sequence ATGTTAGAACCGTACTTAATATATCATTATTTCCCATTTGTACTGGCATTCATTTTGGCGGCAGTTGTTTCTTATTACACCATCCCTCCCATTATACGTGTTGCAAAGCTCAAGAACCTATACGATGTTCCTGATGGAAAAAGAAAACTCAATACTCGTGTTGTTCCTACCCTTGGTGGAATGGCTATTTTTCTTGGGTTTATTATCGCTGTTGTTATTGCATCCTATAATATGGAGTTTATTCAACTGCGATATATTGTTGTAGCCATGGTCATCATCCTTTTTGTGGGACTCAAAGATGACATTCTCTACATTTCTCCAAAATCAAAATTAATAGGACAACTGGTAACAGCCACCATTCTTGTGGTTTTTGCCGATGTAAGATTCAATACGCTACATGGTCTTTTTGGTTTGCACGAAATCAATTATTGGATTAGTTTACCTTTATCCATCTTTGGGATTACAGTCTTAACAAACTCTTTAAACCTTATCGACGGAATCGATGGACTCTGCTCTGGTACAGGTGTCGTTTCCTCTCTATTATTTGCTTTGCTTTTCTATTTAAATGATGATTATGAAATGGCTTTGGTAGGCTTAGCACTTGCAGGTTCTTTATTTTCTTTCTTTATTTACAATGTTTTTGGGAAAAAGAATAAGATATACATGGGAGATACTGGATCTCTTATTGTAGGATTCGTTTTGAGTGTTTTGGCGGTAAGATTTAATGAAATTCACCTACCAGATAAAGGGCTACTTGAAGTCGTAGAGCCACCTGCCATTTCTATAGCTGTTTTAATTATTCCATTTATTGATACACTTAGGGTATTTACTTTAAGAATCTTAGATGGAAGATCGCCTTTTTCTGCTGATAAGTGGCATACGCATCATAAACTTTTAGAATTGGGATTATCCCACTTTCAAGCCACCATTTTGTATTTAATTTACTCAATGGCTTATTTTATCATTATCCTATTTCTACAACACCATTTAGACAACTGGATTCTTTTGGTTGTGATGATACTTTTAGCTTTAGCCTTATTACACATTCCAAATATTTTAGTAAAAAAAGGTGTAAATTTCGGCAATAATAACCAACTGAAAGTTAATCGATTCAATAGACAAATGAGACGATTAGCCGACGACAAAAAAACTTCTTAA
- a CDS encoding peptidoglycan DD-metalloendopeptidase family protein produces MDKTRKRRLGKSMGGKHIRKFVNNHFVSLQKVFAITAITTVFFSCGETEEYHPPKIAEEETKIVVDSSQFFFDVNLKNYCIDESEIAYGETLGQILDGQGVSSRTIFNLANASKDILDVRDMKVGKKFMILSKKDTVNIPEIFVYQANAVDHYLYHFGDSIYVEHKQKPVVTKRMFASGEIQGSLSQTMERIGLSQKLVVLLADGIYPWKINFFGIQPGDKFKVIYDAKYVDGQFIGIGDLYASNFYHRNRNFYAFEYNDSYYDEKAGNLRAFFLQAPVQYTRISSRYQRRRKHPVTGRIKAHKGTDFAAPKNTPIFSTADGVVTHAKYKRNNGNYVKVKHNRTYTTQYLHMNKIKKGIRPGVHVKQGEVIGYVGKTGLATGYHVCYRFWYKGKQVDPFKLKFPPSKPLDEKYVPAYNIVKDSLQDILDKYSFVQGKVVL; encoded by the coding sequence TTGGACAAAACAAGAAAAAGAAGATTGGGGAAGAGCATGGGTGGAAAACACATTAGGAAGTTTGTAAATAATCATTTCGTATCGTTACAAAAAGTCTTTGCAATAACAGCAATAACAACAGTTTTTTTTAGTTGTGGTGAAACAGAAGAGTATCACCCACCGAAAATAGCAGAAGAAGAAACCAAAATAGTAGTAGATTCAAGTCAGTTTTTCTTTGATGTCAATTTGAAGAATTATTGTATAGACGAATCTGAAATAGCCTATGGGGAGACATTAGGGCAGATTCTTGATGGTCAAGGTGTTTCGTCAAGAACTATTTTTAACCTCGCTAATGCATCCAAAGATATTTTGGATGTGAGAGACATGAAAGTAGGGAAAAAATTTATGATTCTGAGTAAAAAAGATACCGTAAATATTCCTGAAATTTTTGTTTATCAAGCAAATGCTGTAGATCATTATTTATATCATTTTGGAGATTCTATTTATGTAGAACATAAACAAAAACCAGTAGTGACCAAGCGAATGTTTGCCTCAGGAGAAATTCAAGGCTCGTTATCGCAAACGATGGAAAGAATAGGACTGTCACAAAAACTCGTTGTATTGTTGGCTGATGGAATATACCCTTGGAAAATTAATTTTTTCGGTATTCAACCAGGTGATAAATTCAAAGTTATTTATGATGCAAAATATGTAGATGGTCAATTTATTGGAATTGGAGATCTGTATGCTTCAAACTTTTATCATCGTAATAGAAATTTTTATGCCTTTGAGTATAATGATTCATATTATGATGAAAAAGCTGGGAATTTAAGAGCATTTTTCTTGCAAGCTCCTGTTCAATATACCAGAATTTCGTCTAGGTATCAAAGAAGAAGAAAACATCCAGTAACGGGAAGAATAAAAGCACACAAAGGAACAGATTTCGCAGCACCCAAAAATACCCCTATTTTTTCCACAGCCGATGGAGTGGTTACTCATGCAAAATACAAGAGAAACAATGGGAATTATGTAAAAGTAAAACATAACAGGACTTACACAACTCAATATTTACACATGAACAAAATTAAAAAAGGGATTAGACCAGGGGTTCATGTAAAACAAGGAGAAGTGATAGGTTATGTAGGGAAAACAGGATTAGCAACTGGTTATCATGTTTGCTATCGTTTTTGGTATAAGGGTAAGCAAGTGGATCCTTTTAAATTAAAGTTTCCACCCTCAAAACCTTTAGACGAAAAATATGTTCCAGCCTATAATATTGTTAAAGACTCCCTTCAAGACATATTAGATAAATACAGTTTTGTACAAGGAAAAGTAGTACTATAG
- a CDS encoding DUF1599 domain-containing protein, protein MEYNQLNTLEQYRIIVDECQELYSRKLEDYGSVWRVLRVPSLTDQLYIKAKRIRTLEESESQMIAEGIEGELIAIVNYSVMALIQLEKGVADHIDIDTEKAVELYKEQRQRIEELMMAKNHDYGEAWRQMRMSSLTDMILQKLLRIKQIEDNSGKTLVSEGMDANFHDMFNYAVFALIRYKENE, encoded by the coding sequence ATGGAATATAACCAGTTAAATACCCTTGAGCAATATCGAATAATTGTAGACGAATGCCAAGAATTGTATTCAAGGAAATTAGAAGATTATGGAAGTGTTTGGAGAGTTCTTAGAGTTCCAAGTCTTACAGATCAATTATATATAAAGGCTAAACGAATTAGAACTCTAGAGGAGTCTGAAAGTCAAATGATCGCTGAGGGAATTGAAGGAGAGCTTATTGCAATTGTGAATTATTCTGTAATGGCTTTAATTCAATTAGAAAAAGGCGTTGCAGATCATATTGATATCGATACAGAAAAAGCCGTAGAACTTTACAAAGAACAAAGACAGAGAATAGAAGAGCTTATGATGGCAAAAAACCATGATTATGGTGAAGCTTGGCGTCAAATGCGTATGAGTTCTCTCACAGATATGATTTTACAAAAACTATTACGCATCAAGCAAATAGAAGATAACTCAGGAAAAACTTTGGTTTCCGAAGGAATGGACGCTAATTTCCATGACATGTTTAACTATGCAGTTTTTGCACTTATTAGATACAAAGAAAACGAATAA
- a CDS encoding 3'-5' exonuclease, producing MELALKRPLVFFDLETTGTNIVKDRIVEICIIRVGINGEEKVQTWRVNPTVKIPKEASDIHGITDEMIAEAPTFEDIASDVLNWIKEADLAGYNSNRFDIPLLAEEFARVDIDVDWESKRMVDVQSIFFKKEPRNLSAAYRFYCDKELVGAHGAEADTRATYEILKAQIDHYDDIKNDVDFLYNFTKGHRRNADFAGMLVYDKEKNICFNFGKYKNQPADKIFEKDQGYYSWIQRSDFPIHTKKILTRVYMATKLKQ from the coding sequence ATGGAGTTAGCACTAAAAAGACCTCTTGTTTTTTTCGATTTAGAAACAACAGGAACCAATATTGTAAAAGACAGAATTGTTGAAATCTGCATTATCCGAGTAGGAATCAATGGAGAAGAAAAAGTACAAACTTGGCGGGTAAATCCCACGGTGAAAATTCCAAAAGAAGCATCAGATATTCATGGGATTACAGATGAAATGATTGCTGAAGCTCCCACATTTGAAGATATTGCTTCAGATGTTCTCAACTGGATTAAGGAAGCTGATTTGGCAGGGTATAACTCAAATCGATTTGATATTCCATTACTTGCAGAAGAATTTGCCAGAGTGGATATCGATGTAGATTGGGAATCTAAAAGAATGGTAGATGTTCAATCTATTTTCTTTAAAAAAGAACCCAGAAATCTATCAGCGGCATATCGTTTTTACTGTGACAAAGAACTTGTGGGAGCCCACGGTGCAGAAGCTGATACCAGAGCTACCTATGAAATTCTAAAAGCACAGATAGATCATTATGATGACATCAAAAATGATGTAGATTTTCTCTATAACTTCACAAAAGGACATAGAAGAAACGCTGATTTTGCAGGTATGTTGGTCTACGACAAAGAAAAAAATATTTGTTTTAATTTTGGAAAATATAAAAACCAACCAGCCGACAAAATATTTGAAAAAGATCAGGGATATTATTCTTGGATTCAAAGGTCAGATTTTCCTATCCATACAAAGAAAATACTCACAAGAGTCTATATGGCAACTAAATTGAAACAATAA
- a CDS encoding tryptophan 2,3-dioxygenase family protein: protein MDWENNQELKDILEKLHHKYSSTGQDLQSYLEGLYHTKAFNYWDYIHLDTLLSLQNPVTGITDEPIFIMYHQITELYFKLILHELNQVKDAQELTKKLLLGKLERVTRYFHVLADSFDVMSHGMEREQFLTFRKSLQPASGFQSRQYREIEFISTPLENLVHKDKRYTDLTHQEQLENVYWRQGGIQKDTGKPAHTNVEFEKKYWKHFTAFTSDIKGFTIWDQYMKLPKEDREDEQVIHAMKSYDSLVNVNWPLRHYRTAMVYLAQRNKVIEATGGSNWQEYLPPKFQKRIFFPELWTKQEKEDWGRAWVENTLGSL, encoded by the coding sequence ATGGATTGGGAAAACAACCAAGAATTGAAAGATATTCTAGAAAAACTACATCATAAATACAGTTCTACAGGGCAAGACTTACAATCATATTTAGAAGGATTGTATCATACAAAAGCCTTTAATTATTGGGATTATATTCATTTAGATACTTTGTTGTCACTTCAAAATCCAGTTACTGGAATTACTGATGAGCCTATTTTTATAATGTATCATCAGATTACGGAGCTTTATTTTAAACTCATTTTACATGAGCTTAATCAAGTGAAAGATGCACAAGAACTTACCAAGAAGTTGTTATTAGGGAAATTGGAACGTGTAACACGATATTTTCATGTATTGGCAGATTCATTTGATGTGATGTCTCATGGAATGGAAAGAGAACAATTCTTAACATTTAGAAAATCTCTACAACCCGCCAGTGGATTTCAGTCTAGGCAGTATAGAGAGATAGAATTTATCAGTACGCCATTAGAAAACCTAGTACATAAAGACAAACGATACACAGACTTAACCCACCAAGAACAACTTGAAAATGTGTATTGGAGACAAGGAGGAATTCAAAAAGATACCGGGAAACCTGCACATACAAATGTGGAATTCGAAAAGAAGTATTGGAAACATTTTACAGCATTTACTTCTGATATAAAAGGGTTTACTATTTGGGATCAGTATATGAAATTGCCCAAAGAAGATAGGGAAGATGAGCAAGTAATTCATGCAATGAAGAGCTATGATAGTCTTGTAAATGTGAATTGGCCATTACGTCATTATAGAACAGCAATGGTCTATTTAGCTCAAAGAAATAAAGTCATAGAAGCCACAGGAGGATCAAACTGGCAAGAATATTTACCACCGAAATTCCAAAAAAGAATATTTTTTCCGGAACTTTGGACAAAACAAGAAAAAGAAGATTGGGGAAGAGCATGGGTGGAAAACACATTAGGAAGTTTGTAA